The Rhodocytophaga rosea genome has a segment encoding these proteins:
- a CDS encoding helix-turn-helix domain-containing protein, whose translation MTIISGSELWNIIILVGAVQGFILSVLLFFRKQPGKVSNRLLASLIFLLALACCNLYITESGLYEDYVFVQILQQVFPFIIIMPIGPLIYFYIQSLVNSDFRMNAIRYRHFYPVIIDLVPRLLVWIFLAGLLIGIFQIEEGPEWGDFIDSYNTYSDIPRWLSITLYVLVTKRFLTNLSEEKQNTSDSDSLTQARIRWIHQFLHAFLAFQVIWFIFLVPYIIPSTRGYLLDNMSYYPIYIPLAILIYWLAFKGYLHTQLISSETVTIQFPLSSGPQQIPASTLSFPREEAAAYIGSLKKAMQEDKLYLEPSLNVQAVSNHTHIPPKTISYILNNYEKKSFNEFVNEYRIAEVKRRLVEKANEHLTISGIALDCGFNSQATFQRAFKSAVGVSPKEYLSLQPQKSA comes from the coding sequence ATGACTATCATTTCCGGGTCAGAACTGTGGAATATCATTATCCTGGTAGGCGCTGTACAAGGATTTATTCTGAGTGTATTGCTTTTTTTTAGAAAACAACCCGGTAAAGTATCGAACCGATTGCTGGCCAGCCTCATTTTCCTGCTGGCTTTGGCCTGTTGCAATCTGTATATAACGGAGTCTGGTTTGTATGAGGATTATGTTTTTGTACAAATTCTGCAACAGGTATTTCCCTTTATTATCATCATGCCCATCGGGCCACTTATTTATTTTTACATCCAATCGCTTGTTAATTCAGATTTCCGGATGAATGCAATTCGATACCGACATTTTTATCCGGTAATTATTGATTTAGTACCCAGGTTGCTGGTCTGGATATTTTTAGCAGGTTTGCTAATAGGCATTTTTCAGATAGAAGAAGGCCCTGAATGGGGAGATTTTATTGATTCTTACAATACTTACTCAGATATTCCCAGATGGTTATCCATTACATTGTATGTATTGGTAACAAAAAGATTTCTAACAAATCTTTCGGAAGAAAAACAGAACACATCCGATTCAGATAGTCTTACTCAGGCAAGAATCAGGTGGATTCATCAGTTTTTACATGCATTTTTAGCATTTCAGGTAATCTGGTTTATTTTTCTGGTGCCTTATATCATTCCTTCTACCCGGGGATATTTATTGGATAACATGAGTTATTATCCTATTTATATTCCTCTAGCTATTCTTATTTACTGGCTTGCCTTTAAAGGCTATCTGCATACCCAATTAATTTCTTCTGAAACCGTAACCATACAGTTTCCACTATCATCTGGTCCTCAACAAATACCTGCTTCCACTTTGTCTTTTCCCAGGGAAGAGGCAGCTGCTTATATAGGTTCGCTGAAAAAAGCCATGCAGGAAGATAAATTGTATCTGGAACCTTCCTTGAATGTGCAGGCCGTGAGCAATCATACGCATATTCCTCCGAAAACCATTTCCTATATTTTAAATAACTATGAGAAAAAAAGCTTTAATGAATTTGTAAATGAATACCGGATTGCAGAAGTAAAAAGAAGGTTAGTTGAAAAAGCAAATGAACATTTAACTATTTCCGGCATTGCCCTGGATTGCGGATTTAATTCCCAAGCTACCTTTCAGCGGGCATTCAAAAGTGCAGTAGGTGTATCTCCCAAAGAATATCTTTCCCTTCAGCCACAAAAATCAGCATAA
- a CDS encoding DUF6155 family protein, which produces MSRLTKAGLQKHLNHLEKEDLIEELAKLFTRFKNVNEYYQMEFGEDTQLVVNQYKQKIRKIYFPNKRIRRPRSAASKKLITEFRKVALYDYDVIDLLLYRVENSIEFMNAHHYISEAFYKSMQSGFTETLQLIAKNRLFDEFKERCEKCIWFAGHSGYGLNRSLQQVLSEYFPASKAS; this is translated from the coding sequence ATGTCGCGTTTAACCAAAGCTGGATTACAAAAACACCTGAATCATTTAGAGAAGGAAGATTTGATAGAAGAACTGGCAAAACTTTTCACAAGGTTCAAAAATGTGAACGAGTATTACCAGATGGAATTCGGGGAAGATACCCAGTTAGTAGTGAATCAGTATAAGCAGAAAATCCGGAAGATCTATTTTCCTAATAAGCGTATCCGCAGACCCAGGTCAGCCGCTTCCAAAAAACTAATCACTGAATTCAGAAAAGTAGCATTATATGACTATGATGTGATTGACTTACTGCTGTACCGGGTGGAAAACAGCATAGAGTTTATGAATGCACACCATTACATCAGCGAAGCATTTTACAAATCTATGCAATCCGGATTTACAGAAACCCTGCAATTAATTGCTAAGAACAGGCTATTTGATGAATTTAAAGAGCGCTGCGAAAAATGCATCTGGTTTGCAGGACATTCTGGCTATGGACTGAATCGCAGTTTGCAGCAGGTTCTCAGTGAATATTTCCCTGCCAGTAAGGCAAGCTAA
- a CDS encoding class I SAM-dependent methyltransferase, whose translation MKKEITQSGIPFDPNYFEDLSKKGVTKEIKDVFTFIFETNHWQGSDSVSGAGSDYAQTVAVAEALPSLLAAHSIKTMLDLPCGDFLWMSQLNLPLEQYIGADIVNSLITHHQQTYTSPARQFQVIDLTKDSLPEVDLIFCRDCLVHLSFDDIRKVFQNLVSSNIQYILTTTFTDRTENKDIITGDWRTLNLQTAPFNLPAPIAVINEQCTEGNGAYADKSMALWEVKVLTGML comes from the coding sequence ATGAAAAAAGAAATAACTCAGTCTGGGATTCCCTTTGACCCCAATTATTTTGAAGATCTATCAAAAAAAGGAGTAACTAAAGAAATAAAAGATGTTTTTACCTTTATTTTCGAAACCAATCACTGGCAGGGTTCAGACTCCGTATCTGGTGCCGGTTCAGATTATGCACAGACGGTAGCCGTTGCCGAAGCATTGCCTTCTTTACTTGCAGCCCATTCTATTAAAACGATGCTTGATTTGCCCTGTGGAGATTTTTTGTGGATGAGCCAGCTGAATTTGCCATTGGAACAGTATATAGGCGCGGATATTGTAAATTCTTTAATTACCCATCATCAGCAGACCTATACCAGCCCCGCCAGGCAATTTCAGGTAATAGACCTTACGAAGGATTCTTTGCCGGAGGTGGATTTAATCTTCTGCCGTGATTGTCTGGTACATCTATCTTTTGACGATATACGAAAGGTTTTCCAGAATCTTGTTTCAAGCAATATTCAATATATTCTTACTACCACATTCACCGACCGAACAGAAAACAAAGATATTATAACCGGAGACTGGCGTACTCTGAATTTGCAAACAGCGCCTTTCAATTTGCCGGCTCCCATTGCTGTAATAAATGAGCAATGTACCGAGGGTAATGGTGCCTATGCTGATAAATCAATGGCTTTGTGGGAGGTAAAAGTGCTGACTGGTATGTTGTAA
- a CDS encoding vanadium-dependent haloperoxidase, with protein sequence MKRILYYIVILLSAYACTPEADKLPELEENTINEVIQEMTKVMVHDVTNPPLASRFFSYACLSGYEVIAQHDSAYQSMYGVLQEFPKIKRPDTITNYSYQLAAVLAMMETAKKMQPSGNTLAEYEKKLIADCHKKGFSDEIIESSRQYAQAISKQVIAYAKTDKYNKISNFSRYTPLTQEGSWYPTPPGFFAPVEPYFNTIRSFTLNSADQFKPIVPVVFSSDKQSDFYKLMLACYKEGINLSEEHRKIAAFWDCNPFALQDNGHMLVGMKKISPGAHWLGITGIACKQANVGFEKAMKIHTVVAIGLMDGFISCWDEKFRSNRIRPETAIRKYIDPSWKPLLQTPPFPEYLSGHSTISTTSAVILTHYFGENFQYTDTVEEQYGLDARTFASFQEAAIEAGLSRFYGGIHFMDAIDQGREQGMKVGKWVLEKVEKKQGKLTLSEK encoded by the coding sequence GTGAAAAGAATACTATACTATATCGTAATACTGCTGTCTGCATATGCCTGTACACCAGAAGCAGATAAATTACCAGAATTAGAGGAAAATACTATTAATGAAGTCATTCAGGAGATGACTAAGGTGATGGTACATGATGTAACCAATCCTCCACTGGCATCCCGTTTTTTTTCCTATGCCTGCCTGTCCGGGTATGAAGTAATCGCCCAGCATGATTCTGCCTATCAAAGTATGTATGGAGTGTTACAGGAATTTCCTAAAATCAAGCGCCCGGATACAATTACAAATTATTCCTATCAGTTAGCGGCTGTATTAGCCATGATGGAAACGGCAAAAAAGATGCAGCCCTCCGGAAATACGCTTGCTGAGTATGAGAAAAAATTAATAGCAGACTGCCATAAAAAAGGCTTTTCGGATGAAATAATTGAGAGTTCCCGACAATATGCCCAAGCCATTAGTAAGCAGGTGATAGCCTATGCCAAAACCGATAAATACAACAAAATCAGCAATTTTTCCAGATATACTCCTCTTACCCAGGAGGGAAGCTGGTATCCAACACCTCCGGGTTTTTTCGCCCCGGTAGAACCCTATTTCAATACCATCCGGTCATTTACATTAAATTCAGCTGATCAGTTTAAGCCGATTGTGCCGGTAGTATTTTCATCTGATAAACAATCTGATTTTTATAAGTTGATGCTGGCATGTTATAAGGAAGGCATTAACCTGAGTGAAGAACATCGGAAAATAGCCGCCTTCTGGGATTGTAATCCTTTTGCTTTACAGGATAACGGACATATGCTGGTGGGGATGAAAAAGATTTCGCCTGGTGCCCACTGGCTGGGAATAACGGGAATTGCCTGTAAGCAAGCAAATGTCGGCTTCGAAAAAGCCATGAAAATTCACACAGTAGTAGCCATAGGATTAATGGATGGATTTATCAGCTGCTGGGATGAGAAATTCAGAAGCAACCGGATTCGGCCGGAAACAGCCATCCGCAAATACATCGATCCTTCCTGGAAACCACTTTTGCAAACGCCTCCTTTTCCGGAATACTTAAGCGGCCATTCTACCATTTCAACCACTTCTGCTGTTATTTTAACGCACTATTTTGGCGAGAATTTTCAATATACAGATACCGTAGAAGAACAATACGGATTAGATGCCCGTACATTTGCTTCATTTCAGGAGGCAGCCATAGAAGCAGGCCTTTCCCGTTTTTATGGTGGTATACATTTTATGGATGCCATTGACCAGGGCAGAGAACAAGGTATGAAAGTAGGAAAGTGGGTGCTCGAAAAAGTAGAAAAAAAACAAGGTAAGCTTACGCTGTCTGAAAAGTAA
- a CDS encoding LuxR C-terminal-related transcriptional regulator, producing the protein MTHKNLPKTYTEILEIWESQNFEQESNDYQILLSNNPALDIVLNAGPSLTIIMDMRTSSFVYVSRNSLQMLGYTSEELVIKGFHFTLSLIHPDDITEYMEVTKVIWEFLMALPVSQRKYYKTSVDFRIKNKEEAYKRVLQQNTALQTDNAGNIVLLLIVISDISHLKKENGISAAIISTKHDGFLVWDGSDTHLKSQIPFSRREREIIKFLAEGFSRKEVAEQLNVSEFTISTHRRNMLKKTRLSNTRALVRFAINHGMI; encoded by the coding sequence ATGACACATAAAAATCTTCCTAAAACGTATACAGAGATACTGGAAATTTGGGAATCTCAGAATTTTGAACAAGAATCAAATGATTATCAAATTTTACTAAGTAATAATCCGGCTCTTGATATAGTACTAAACGCTGGTCCATCTCTCACTATCATTATGGATATGCGTACCTCAAGCTTTGTATATGTGAGTAGAAACAGCTTACAAATGCTTGGCTATACTTCGGAGGAGTTAGTGATAAAAGGATTTCACTTTACCCTGTCTTTAATTCATCCGGATGATATTACAGAATACATGGAAGTAACAAAGGTAATATGGGAGTTCCTGATGGCCCTGCCGGTTTCGCAAAGGAAATATTACAAAACAAGTGTAGACTTCCGAATTAAGAATAAGGAAGAAGCATATAAGCGGGTGCTGCAACAGAATACTGCCCTACAAACAGATAATGCAGGAAATATTGTACTCCTATTGATAGTAATAAGTGATATTTCCCATTTGAAAAAAGAAAATGGGATATCAGCGGCCATTATTTCTACCAAGCACGACGGTTTTCTGGTCTGGGATGGATCCGATACACATCTCAAATCTCAGATTCCTTTTAGCCGCCGGGAACGTGAAATCATTAAATTTCTGGCAGAAGGTTTTAGTAGAAAAGAGGTAGCAGAGCAGTTGAATGTGAGTGAATTTACGATAAGCACCCACCGGAGAAATATGCTCAAAAAAACCAGGTTGTCTAATACCAGAGCTTTAGTACGATTTGCAATTAACCACGGGATGATATAA
- a CDS encoding Gfo/Idh/MocA family protein codes for MLSTSRRNVLKSLALGSAATLFSPNTLLSATLQQKDRLGIALVGLGYYSTDLLAPALQQTKRCYLAGIVTGSPEKAETWKKKHNIPDKNIYNYQNFDQISNNPDIDVVYIVLPPSMHKEYVIRAANAGKEVWCEKPMAITAQECQEMIDACRKNKKSLAIGYRLQHEPNTQEYRHIVKGRLLGKIESVNCAAGYTEGRTDHWKQKKEMGGGVLYDMGVYAIQGARLGSGAEPLAVISAKTSTTRPEIYKNGLDETTEAKLEFPGGLIADIKTSFGENINYLNINCQKGDIKMSPYSAYAGVQGSSPLGQINFPYQIPWQQAKQMDDDALAILQHKPMLVPGEEGLRDIRIVEAIYKSAGSGQRVKI; via the coding sequence ATGCTCTCTACTTCCCGCAGAAATGTACTTAAATCACTGGCTTTAGGTAGTGCGGCCACTTTATTTTCGCCAAATACTTTGCTTTCGGCTACCTTACAACAGAAAGACCGCTTGGGAATAGCGCTGGTAGGATTAGGTTATTACAGTACCGACCTGCTAGCACCTGCTTTACAACAAACCAAACGTTGTTATCTGGCAGGAATTGTAACCGGATCGCCTGAAAAAGCCGAAACCTGGAAGAAAAAACACAATATTCCCGATAAGAACATTTACAATTACCAGAACTTCGATCAGATCTCTAATAATCCGGATATTGATGTAGTGTATATTGTGCTGCCACCTTCCATGCACAAAGAATATGTAATACGGGCGGCTAACGCTGGCAAAGAGGTGTGGTGCGAAAAACCAATGGCTATTACTGCTCAGGAATGTCAGGAAATGATTGATGCCTGCCGGAAAAACAAAAAATCGCTTGCTATCGGCTACCGTTTACAGCACGAACCAAACACGCAGGAATACCGCCATATTGTTAAAGGCAGATTACTCGGAAAAATTGAGAGTGTAAATTGTGCAGCCGGATATACTGAAGGCCGTACCGACCACTGGAAACAGAAAAAAGAAATGGGAGGTGGGGTATTGTATGACATGGGGGTATATGCGATTCAGGGAGCCAGGTTAGGAAGCGGTGCGGAGCCATTGGCTGTAATTTCTGCAAAAACTTCTACCACTCGTCCAGAGATATATAAAAACGGCCTCGACGAAACCACGGAAGCAAAACTTGAATTTCCAGGTGGATTAATCGCAGATATTAAAACCAGTTTCGGGGAGAATATCAACTATCTCAATATTAACTGCCAGAAAGGGGACATAAAAATGTCGCCATATTCAGCGTATGCCGGTGTACAGGGAAGCAGCCCATTGGGACAGATTAACTTTCCATACCAAATTCCCTGGCAGCAAGCCAAACAAATGGATGATGATGCCCTGGCTATTTTGCAACATAAACCTATGCTGGTTCCGGGTGAAGAAGGACTCCGTGATATCCGCATTGTAGAAGCCATCTATAAATCTGCCGGAAGTGGCCAACGAGTGAAAATCTGA
- a CDS encoding carboxy terminal-processing peptidase has translation MRIATISRYINLHGTQVYLQTKASDRGKQWYAGMVGLNTFPMKKTLIFFFVLLTNISLLSAQQTAKTGQQIAKNTTAQPNVMADLRPDQSQAKVEMLVTQIMTQGHYRKVNLDDSLSSVILDKYLQSLDNSKVFFLASDVANFEKYRKEIDNDLKKGELEPAYQIFNIFKTRFDERMTYVSQLLEKPFDFTVDENYETDREKAPWPKTVAEANEEWRKMVKSQALNLKLSGKKTEEISKMLKERYENQQKAITKSTSEDVFEIYMNSFSNSVDPHTSYFSPAASDNFKIDMSLSLEGIGASLRTENDYTKVAEIIAGGPAFKSKLLQKDDKIVAVAQGETGKMVDVIGWRIDEVVKLIRGPKGTTVRLQIIPADAGTSAITKEIKLVRDKVKLEEAEAKKEVVPITHNGKPYKMGVITIPSFYMDFEAAQKGNKDYNSTTKDVRKLIKELNTEKVDGLIIDLRFNGGGSLSEAIELTGLFIKDGPVVQVRNSNGSIDVGKDPDAGVVYTGPLAVMINRFSASASEIFAGAIQDYKRGIIIGEQTYGKGTVQNLIDLNRFMPDEKDKLGQVKLTIAKFYRVTGSSTQHKGVSPDIGLPSRYSAEEFGESSQPSALPWDQIRATSFTPTNDVTSAQISKLESNYEKRLKSDPELKQYQSAIEDLKKAQTKTVVSLQESKRKKERDEIEQKRKTATKIESTNPEIPEGEEGNKAEDSSKPDKKPKDLYLNEGAKILADYISIG, from the coding sequence TTGCGTATAGCAACCATATCCAGGTACATTAACCTTCACGGAACACAAGTATATCTACAGACAAAAGCAAGTGACCGGGGAAAACAATGGTACGCCGGAATGGTGGGATTAAATACATTTCCAATGAAAAAAACTCTGATTTTCTTTTTTGTGCTGTTAACCAATATTTCATTGCTTTCAGCACAGCAAACAGCCAAAACAGGACAGCAAATTGCCAAAAATACGACGGCTCAACCGAATGTAATGGCGGACCTGCGGCCTGACCAAAGCCAGGCAAAAGTAGAAATGCTGGTAACCCAGATCATGACACAGGGCCATTACAGAAAGGTAAACCTGGATGATTCTTTGTCGTCTGTTATATTAGATAAATACCTTCAATCACTTGACAACAGTAAGGTTTTCTTTCTGGCTTCAGACGTAGCTAATTTCGAAAAATACCGCAAGGAAATTGATAATGACCTTAAGAAGGGAGAACTGGAACCAGCATATCAGATCTTCAATATCTTCAAAACCCGTTTTGATGAGCGTATGACCTACGTTTCACAACTGCTGGAGAAACCCTTTGACTTTACAGTAGATGAGAATTACGAAACAGACCGTGAGAAAGCTCCCTGGCCAAAAACAGTAGCAGAAGCCAATGAAGAATGGCGTAAAATGGTTAAAAGTCAGGCGCTTAATCTGAAGTTAAGTGGCAAAAAAACCGAAGAAATCAGCAAAATGCTGAAAGAACGGTATGAGAATCAACAAAAAGCCATTACCAAATCTACCAGCGAAGATGTATTCGAAATCTATATGAATTCTTTCTCAAACTCTGTAGATCCCCATACTTCTTATTTTTCTCCGGCTGCTTCCGATAACTTTAAAATTGACATGAGCTTATCTCTGGAAGGAATAGGTGCATCACTGCGTACGGAAAATGATTATACCAAAGTAGCTGAAATTATTGCTGGTGGTCCTGCTTTCAAAAGCAAACTGTTGCAGAAAGACGATAAGATTGTGGCCGTAGCCCAGGGAGAAACGGGTAAAATGGTAGATGTAATCGGCTGGCGTATTGACGAAGTTGTTAAACTAATCCGTGGACCTAAAGGCACAACTGTACGTTTGCAGATTATTCCTGCTGATGCCGGTACTTCAGCGATTACCAAAGAGATAAAACTGGTACGTGACAAAGTAAAACTGGAGGAAGCCGAAGCCAAAAAAGAAGTAGTGCCTATTACCCATAATGGCAAACCTTATAAAATGGGTGTTATTACTATTCCTTCTTTCTATATGGATTTTGAAGCTGCCCAGAAAGGAAATAAAGATTATAATAGTACTACTAAAGATGTCCGTAAACTCATAAAAGAACTTAATACTGAAAAAGTAGATGGCTTAATCATCGATTTAAGATTTAATGGAGGCGGTTCGCTCTCAGAAGCTATTGAGTTAACAGGTTTGTTTATTAAAGATGGGCCGGTTGTGCAGGTACGTAATTCAAATGGTTCGATTGATGTAGGAAAAGATCCTGACGCTGGTGTGGTATACACTGGTCCGCTGGCAGTGATGATCAACCGGTTTAGTGCGTCAGCTTCCGAGATTTTTGCCGGTGCTATTCAGGATTATAAGCGGGGTATTATTATTGGTGAACAAACCTATGGCAAAGGAACTGTGCAGAACCTGATTGATTTGAACCGATTTATGCCTGATGAAAAAGACAAACTGGGCCAGGTAAAACTGACTATTGCTAAATTTTACAGAGTAACCGGAAGCAGTACGCAGCACAAGGGTGTATCGCCTGATATTGGGTTGCCTTCCAGATATAGCGCAGAAGAATTTGGCGAAAGTTCCCAGCCTAGTGCACTTCCTTGGGATCAGATACGTGCGACCAGCTTTACTCCAACTAATGATGTAACCAGTGCTCAGATTAGTAAACTGGAGAGTAACTATGAGAAACGCCTCAAATCAGATCCGGAACTAAAGCAATACCAGTCTGCCATTGAAGACCTGAAAAAAGCCCAGACGAAAACAGTTGTATCCTTGCAGGAATCCAAGCGTAAAAAAGAACGTGATGAAATAGAGCAAAAACGCAAAACAGCTACTAAGATTGAATCTACCAATCCGGAAATTCCTGAAGGCGAAGAAGGAAACAAAGCAGAGGATTCTTCTAAACCAGATAAGAAGCCCAAAGATTTATATCTGAATGAAGGGGCAAAAATCCTTGCCGATTATATTTCCATCGGATAA
- a CDS encoding M1 family aminopeptidase — MSNSFKFIIALYTFTVFLGNPVFAQESYLTISGKIIDKETSQPVPFANVGVSGKSIGTVSNQQGEFIFKIPSAYKQDSLKVSIVGYQSYTKAIINIPDKFLIIPLQVATIELNEVQVKAKGKTGLDIFKEAIAAMPSNYDTSAFQMMAFYREDTRLEDFQITFVESVLEVNRPSVATSESSNDQIKTIKERRKKIDHSKDLRFYLMLTLGSGARNSLRSGDFRPNAAKHKRSILNSRNFKHYDFKVNSIISDGEQKIYVIQLGPKKKNGKAYLQGKMYVDVESLAFTKWELEYTQKGLDMENSRNALLKSVMGMVTKSSIKFTDFKESYRMDQYQGKWYLKDVQRHFEARVNSKSRNMENAKWQTDLLVAVTDIKRMQDSVMVKEIVYTSHDSLSQKVKNDEFWGDLNIIQSAASDTSGIFEEKVDTTQIKATSKSTQLKYSNRDNGFTRADTLRGKLTPLRTCYDVTFYDLDVKVDIDNKFISGSNIIRYQVMEPFTKLQVDLYANMQIHKVLYKGKELPYTREFNAVFIDLPEKQAVNSQQEIKIEYSGKPQEPNFAIPMNGGFLWSKDKDGNPWVQAVCQGSGASLWFPNKDHLSDEPDSVRIAVTVPTGLMNISNGRLRKTTKLPGNQTRYEWFVSYPINNYNVTLNIGKYAHLQDLYITTDTLTIDFYVMPYNLEKGKVIFDRIKPMLAMLENAYGKYPFPRDGFTLMESLYPMEHQSAVSFGKLPDGDLLDSLQAPMGLVLHEVAHEWWGNNISCKDIADMWIHEAFATYSEGLQVKASFGEQMELDYMESLQEKVGGKEPIIGVYDVNHIHYDIGDMYEKGALMLYTFRHVLNDDVLWSDILKGLQRDFRYKTITTDDFVKYINSKTKTDYSYFFDQYLKNTSLPTLVLKYSIKGEILTVSYKWVADVKDFRMPVKVTKAKDKFDFIYPTSTWKTITLPNMTSDEFEVDETRFFIHVEEEEQ; from the coding sequence ATGAGCAATTCTTTCAAATTTATAATTGCGCTGTATACATTTACAGTTTTTCTTGGAAATCCTGTATTTGCCCAGGAAAGCTACCTTACTATTTCAGGCAAAATCATTGATAAAGAAACTTCCCAGCCTGTTCCATTTGCCAATGTGGGAGTAAGCGGTAAAAGCATTGGTACAGTATCTAACCAGCAGGGAGAATTTATTTTCAAGATTCCTTCAGCTTATAAGCAGGATAGTTTAAAAGTATCCATTGTGGGGTATCAATCTTATACAAAAGCCATTATAAATATTCCAGATAAATTTCTGATCATACCTCTGCAGGTAGCAACCATAGAGCTGAATGAAGTGCAGGTAAAGGCGAAAGGCAAAACCGGCCTGGATATTTTTAAAGAAGCCATTGCTGCTATGCCATCCAATTATGATACATCTGCATTTCAGATGATGGCTTTTTACCGGGAAGATACCAGGCTGGAAGATTTCCAGATTACTTTTGTAGAATCGGTACTGGAGGTAAACCGGCCCTCTGTAGCGACCAGTGAAAGTTCAAATGACCAGATCAAAACCATAAAGGAACGCCGGAAGAAAATAGACCATTCCAAAGATCTGCGGTTTTACCTGATGCTAACCCTGGGCAGTGGCGCAAGAAATTCATTACGAAGCGGTGATTTCAGGCCGAATGCAGCCAAACATAAAAGAAGTATACTCAATAGCCGCAACTTTAAGCACTATGATTTTAAGGTTAACTCCATTATTTCGGATGGAGAACAGAAAATCTATGTAATACAGCTAGGCCCTAAAAAGAAAAATGGCAAAGCTTATCTTCAGGGCAAAATGTATGTAGATGTGGAGTCGCTGGCTTTTACCAAGTGGGAACTGGAATATACTCAAAAAGGGCTTGATATGGAGAATAGCCGCAATGCCTTACTTAAAAGTGTAATGGGTATGGTAACCAAATCTAGTATTAAATTCACAGATTTTAAAGAATCGTACCGCATGGACCAATACCAGGGAAAATGGTATTTGAAAGACGTACAGCGGCATTTTGAGGCCAGGGTAAATAGTAAAAGCCGTAATATGGAAAACGCAAAATGGCAAACTGATTTACTGGTAGCTGTTACTGATATTAAAAGAATGCAGGATTCTGTTATGGTTAAGGAGATAGTGTATACTTCTCATGATTCTCTCAGTCAAAAAGTAAAGAACGATGAATTCTGGGGTGATTTGAATATCATTCAATCGGCTGCATCGGATACCTCAGGCATTTTTGAAGAAAAAGTAGATACTACCCAAATAAAAGCAACTTCAAAATCCACGCAACTCAAGTATTCTAACCGGGACAATGGATTTACCAGGGCAGATACCCTGCGAGGTAAACTTACCCCCTTACGCACCTGTTATGATGTTACCTTTTATGACCTTGATGTAAAAGTAGATATTGATAATAAATTCATCAGCGGCAGCAATATAATCCGGTATCAGGTGATGGAGCCGTTTACAAAATTGCAGGTGGATTTATATGCCAATATGCAGATTCATAAAGTTTTATATAAAGGCAAAGAACTACCTTATACCAGAGAATTTAATGCTGTTTTTATTGACTTACCTGAGAAACAAGCCGTGAATAGCCAGCAAGAAATTAAAATTGAATATTCCGGTAAACCGCAAGAACCAAACTTTGCCATTCCGATGAATGGTGGTTTTTTGTGGAGTAAAGACAAAGATGGCAATCCATGGGTGCAAGCAGTTTGCCAGGGTTCTGGTGCCAGTTTGTGGTTTCCTAACAAAGATCATTTATCTGATGAGCCAGATAGTGTGAGAATAGCGGTTACAGTGCCTACCGGATTGATGAATATTTCCAATGGAAGGCTTCGCAAAACTACTAAATTGCCTGGCAATCAGACCAGATACGAATGGTTTGTGAGCTATCCCATCAATAATTATAATGTTACGCTCAATATCGGTAAATATGCCCATTTGCAGGATTTATATATTACTACAGATACGTTAACTATTGATTTTTATGTAATGCCATATAACCTGGAGAAAGGAAAAGTCATTTTTGACCGTATCAAACCTATGCTGGCGATGCTGGAAAATGCATATGGCAAATATCCCTTTCCCAGAGATGGCTTCACATTGATGGAATCCCTGTATCCGATGGAACACCAGAGTGCTGTTTCGTTTGGTAAACTGCCCGATGGCGACTTACTCGATTCCCTACAAGCACCGATGGGCCTTGTCTTGCATGAGGTAGCACATGAATGGTGGGGGAATAATATAAGCTGTAAAGATATAGCCGATATGTGGATACATGAAGCATTTGCCACCTATTCTGAAGGTTTACAAGTAAAGGCTTCATTTGGAGAACAAATGGAACTGGATTATATGGAAAGTTTACAAGAGAAAGTAGGTGGTAAAGAGCCCATTATTGGCGTATACGATGTAAACCATATTCACTATGATATCGGAGATATGTACGAAAAAGGAGCTTTGATGCTATATACTTTCAGACATGTATTAAATGATGATGTGCTCTGGTCAGACATTTTAAAAGGATTACAACGAGATTTCAGGTATAAAACAATTACTACTGATGATTTTGTCAAGTATATCAATAGCAAAACTAAAACCGATTATAGCTACTTTTTCGACCAGTATCTGAAAAATACTTCTCTTCCTACTCTAGTCCTGAAATATAGTATCAAAGGCGAAATACTTACCGTTTCTTATAAATGGGTAGCGGATGTAAAAGATTTCCGGATGCCTGTAAAAGTGACCAAAGCAAAAGATAAATTTGATTTTATCTATCCCACTTCTACCTGGAAAACCATTACTTTACCCAACATGACATCAGATGAATTTGAAGTGGATGAAACAAGATTTTTTATACATGTGGAAGAAGAGGAGCAGTAA